From a single Hyalangium gracile genomic region:
- a CDS encoding DUF2381 family protein — translation MFRPIASPLALAALLVGLAAPAQAAAPRSIVLSGQAGESPLVSVAPGTVTVLLLDAPLVRESVEVEGRARFAVLDVGDTTVTLSPTAALAPGERLALRVTYREGFPLSVVFLLTGQPGAADVVVNVSRPRQSVEACRMELSATRERCEAQARELETLKARPPASSPAAVALSGFVDQQGVSGAYFDRARVGAHEGELRPTRCWGLGGPTWSVVVLEVSNTGGAPWAPAWAEVTPAGGEPRRARAVLSGQATIPPGGVVSVAVEVEMPAREKEAWLQARHAVRVCNGDGSRCLSAPKVKL, via the coding sequence TTGTTCCGACCCATTGCCTCGCCCTTGGCGCTCGCCGCTCTGCTGGTGGGCCTCGCCGCTCCGGCACAGGCCGCGGCTCCTCGTTCCATCGTGCTCTCGGGGCAGGCCGGCGAGTCGCCGTTGGTTTCCGTGGCGCCTGGCACCGTCACGGTGCTCCTGCTGGACGCGCCGCTGGTGCGGGAGTCCGTCGAAGTCGAGGGCCGCGCCCGGTTCGCGGTGCTGGACGTGGGGGACACCACCGTCACGCTCTCGCCCACGGCGGCGCTGGCGCCCGGTGAACGGCTCGCGCTGCGAGTCACCTACCGCGAGGGGTTCCCCTTGAGCGTCGTGTTCCTGCTCACAGGGCAGCCGGGTGCGGCGGATGTGGTGGTGAACGTCAGCCGCCCGCGGCAGTCCGTGGAGGCGTGCCGCATGGAGCTGTCCGCCACGCGCGAGCGGTGCGAGGCACAAGCCAGGGAACTGGAGACGCTGAAGGCACGGCCCCCAGCCTCGAGCCCGGCGGCCGTGGCGCTCTCGGGCTTCGTGGATCAGCAGGGCGTGAGCGGAGCGTACTTTGATCGAGCGCGCGTTGGGGCACACGAGGGTGAGCTTCGCCCCACTCGGTGCTGGGGCCTCGGAGGGCCCACATGGAGCGTGGTGGTCCTCGAAGTGAGTAACACCGGAGGGGCGCCGTGGGCGCCCGCGTGGGCAGAGGTGACTCCCGCAGGAGGGGAACCGCGCCGCGCTCGCGCGGTGCTCTCAGGGCAAGCAACCATCCCCCCGGGGGGGGTCGTGAGCGTGGCCGTGGAAGTGGAGATGCCCGCGCGAGAGAAGGAAGCATGGCTGCAGGCACGGCATGCGGTGCGGGTGTGCAACGGTGACGGGAGCCGCTGTCTGTCCGCTCCCAAGGTGAAGCTGTAG
- a CDS encoding serine/threonine protein kinase, translating to MFSDFDPLDLKPGQMVSDWRIVRRVGRGGYAVVYEVEKDGQRFALKLACQTERSPDPKQTDARARREAACLQQLNHGHIIRMLGQGRWPGALSGFHYIVLEFVDGYTLARWVERTHPTPHEVVVLFLKLFDALEHMHARGVLHRDLSLRNIMVTKDGEPVLIDFGAADYATAEELTDGPLPPGTPRNRSPEAQSFWEENRLKPGARYTFKATDDIFALGANLYDVLADPTPESSEGRPVLNSMVITPPTPHRATQGRVPMELSAYAMRLISRDLEVRPATAKDARRPLADLARFEGEDWRERPIHPAPLPLRREPVEGEPVLAPASADAAPVPSAAQRRRRRPWLRPVFVGLLALSVFAAVVAVFLLHRPPQPESPPVTRSAPADQPPASSPLTEKPTSRPARLASALPTQKEVSPSVKLPDNSPTLTNGVPNPQQVQRASGRRVPSKVEQCMLLVASVAWLEAGCTGVQKRPDPEPCPKEAVEAMWKELGWHMGYDTSGPGILLDVTKGSLEEADEQPLAVWKDGPVTGALIRPHYKAPAGMRVDGHLWTTGDRIYGRYVRAHLPGGRTVPICLELTDVRELGSEKLEGSKPGAPVGTKVSETQAVKQWR from the coding sequence ATGTTCTCGGATTTTGATCCCTTGGACCTCAAGCCCGGTCAGATGGTGAGCGACTGGCGCATTGTTCGACGTGTCGGCAGGGGCGGGTATGCCGTCGTCTACGAGGTGGAGAAGGACGGCCAGCGCTTCGCGCTCAAGCTGGCCTGTCAGACGGAGCGAAGCCCGGATCCGAAGCAGACGGACGCACGCGCGCGGCGCGAGGCGGCTTGTCTCCAGCAACTCAACCACGGTCACATCATCCGGATGCTGGGGCAGGGCCGGTGGCCGGGTGCGCTCTCAGGCTTCCACTACATCGTTCTGGAGTTCGTGGACGGCTACACGCTCGCCCGCTGGGTGGAGCGGACCCACCCGACGCCGCATGAAGTCGTCGTCCTGTTCCTCAAGCTGTTTGACGCCCTGGAGCACATGCACGCGCGAGGCGTGCTCCATCGGGACTTGAGCCTGAGAAACATCATGGTCACCAAGGACGGCGAGCCGGTGCTCATCGACTTTGGCGCGGCGGACTACGCGACCGCCGAGGAATTGACGGACGGGCCGCTGCCGCCTGGAACGCCGCGCAACCGCAGCCCCGAGGCTCAAAGCTTCTGGGAGGAAAACCGCCTCAAGCCCGGGGCTCGTTACACGTTCAAGGCGACAGACGATATTTTCGCGCTCGGAGCCAACCTCTACGACGTGCTGGCGGACCCCACACCGGAAAGCAGCGAGGGGCGGCCCGTGCTCAACAGCATGGTGATAACTCCTCCCACCCCGCATCGCGCAACCCAGGGGCGCGTTCCGATGGAGTTGAGCGCCTACGCGATGAGGCTGATCAGTCGCGACCTGGAAGTGCGCCCCGCGACGGCGAAGGATGCGCGGCGCCCGCTGGCGGACCTGGCGCGCTTCGAGGGGGAGGACTGGCGCGAGCGCCCCATTCACCCGGCACCCTTGCCGTTACGGCGAGAACCCGTCGAAGGAGAGCCGGTGTTGGCGCCAGCGTCAGCGGATGCAGCGCCCGTACCCTCTGCCGCGCAGCGCCGCCGGCGCCGTCCGTGGCTGCGCCCGGTGTTCGTCGGGCTGCTGGCGCTCTCTGTCTTCGCGGCGGTCGTGGCCGTCTTCCTGCTGCACAGGCCACCGCAACCCGAGTCACCTCCGGTGACCAGGAGCGCACCAGCGGATCAGCCCCCTGCCTCGAGCCCTCTGACCGAAAAGCCGACAAGCCGCCCCGCTCGGTTAGCCTCGGCTCTCCCTACCCAGAAGGAGGTCAGCCCGTCCGTGAAGCTGCCCGACAACTCCCCGACTCTCACCAACGGCGTCCCCAACCCGCAGCAGGTCCAGAGGGCCAGCGGGCGGCGCGTGCCCTCGAAGGTGGAGCAGTGCATGCTCCTGGTGGCCTCCGTTGCATGGCTTGAAGCGGGCTGCACTGGCGTGCAGAAGCGCCCGGATCCCGAGCCGTGCCCCAAGGAAGCCGTTGAGGCGATGTGGAAGGAACTCGGGTGGCATATGGGCTACGACACCTCCGGGCCTGGCATCTTGCTGGATGTGACCAAGGGGAGCCTGGAAGAGGCGGACGAGCAACCCTTGGCCGTTTGGAAGGATGGGCCGGTCACGGGGGCGTTGATACGGCCACACTACAAGGCGCCTGCCGGGATGCGGGTAGATGGGCACCTGTGGACGACGGGCGATCGCATCTACGGGCGCTATGTCCGCGCCCACCTCCCAGGCGGGCGAACCGTGCCGATCTGCCTCGAGCTGACGGATGTACGCGAGCTGGGCTCGGAAAAGCTCGAGGGCTCCAAGCCGGGCGCCCCTGTAGGGACCAAGGTGTCCGAGACCCAGGCCGTCAAGCAATGGAGATGA